A part of Streptomyces sp. NBC_01451 genomic DNA contains:
- a CDS encoding glycosyltransferase family 2 protein → MNEPDISVVVCVYTEDRWEDILAAVASVRAQSRPALETLLVVDHNQPLLERLAKEYKETDEVRVLANAGPRGLSAGRNTGIAASHGGIIAFLDDDAVAERDWLRHFAEGYADPRVLAVGGRTMPIWASGRRPAWFPEEFDWVVGCTYKGLPGGRVEVRNVLGGNASFRRTAFDAAGGFATGIGRDGDKRPLGCEETELCIRLTRARPDAVLLIDDRAVIHHRVPEAREHFGYFRTRTYAEGLSKALVARSVGADKGLESERRYTTRVLPAGVARGLRDALLARPGGAGRAGAIVAGVLTAVGGYVLGSLRARRGGATFTVVEIESAVRTEGGGPR, encoded by the coding sequence TTGAACGAGCCGGACATCTCGGTGGTCGTCTGCGTCTACACCGAGGACCGCTGGGAGGACATCCTCGCGGCGGTCGCCTCGGTGCGGGCGCAGTCACGGCCGGCCCTGGAGACACTCCTGGTCGTCGACCACAACCAGCCGCTCCTGGAACGGCTGGCCAAGGAGTACAAGGAGACCGACGAGGTACGGGTCCTCGCCAACGCGGGCCCGCGCGGCCTGTCGGCCGGCCGCAACACCGGGATCGCCGCCTCGCACGGGGGGATCATCGCCTTCCTCGACGACGACGCCGTGGCCGAACGCGACTGGCTGCGCCACTTCGCCGAGGGGTACGCGGACCCCCGGGTGCTGGCCGTCGGCGGCCGTACGATGCCGATCTGGGCGTCGGGCCGCCGGCCGGCCTGGTTCCCCGAGGAGTTCGACTGGGTGGTGGGCTGCACCTACAAGGGGCTGCCCGGGGGACGCGTCGAGGTCCGCAACGTGCTCGGCGGGAACGCCTCCTTCCGGCGTACGGCCTTCGACGCGGCCGGCGGTTTCGCCACCGGCATCGGACGGGACGGCGACAAACGGCCGTTGGGCTGCGAGGAGACGGAGCTGTGCATCCGGCTCACCCGGGCCAGACCCGACGCGGTGCTGCTGATCGACGACCGTGCGGTGATCCACCACCGGGTGCCCGAGGCCCGCGAACACTTCGGCTACTTCCGCACCCGCACCTACGCCGAGGGCCTGTCGAAGGCGCTGGTCGCCCGAAGTGTGGGCGCGGACAAGGGACTTGAGTCGGAACGCCGGTACACCACCCGGGTGCTGCCCGCCGGGGTCGCGCGCGGTCTGCGCGACGCCCTGCTGGCCAGGCCGGGCGGCGCGGGCCGGGCGGGCGCGATCGTCGCCGGGGTGCTGACGGCGGTGGGCGGGTACGTCCTCGGGAGCCTGCGGGCACGCCGGGGCGGAGCCACGTTCACGGTCGTGGAGATCGAGAGCGCGGTGCGAACCGAGGGAGGAGGCCCGCGATGA